In a genomic window of Gossypium arboreum isolate Shixiya-1 chromosome 7, ASM2569848v2, whole genome shotgun sequence:
- the LOC108472897 gene encoding pentatricopeptide repeat-containing protein At5g39980, chloroplastic, with the protein MNISIQNHDKTVAHNIHSTAACDMTTSSFSSMQSEAIAASSFFSIPFLSLLKPQIHITIPLTVKTRNHFILQALSSSSPAKNVWRRPGTTRFHRPKAPQNPTFLDHSVDMDELLASISKTQNENDLFILLSPYKTRQLSIRFMVSLLSREKDWQRSLALLDWINEEARYSPSLFAYNVVIRNVVKAKEWAVAHGLFEEMREKGLTPDRFTYSTLITYFGKEGMFDLALSWLQKMENDGVSGDLVLFSNLIELSRKLRDYSKAISIFNKLKRSGIVPDLVCYNSMINVFGKAKLFREARLLVKEMREIGVMPDTVSYSTMLNMFVENSKFVEALSVFAEMNEVKCPLDLTTCNIMIDVYGQLDMAREADRLFWSMRKMGIEPNVVSYNTLLKVYGEAELFGEAIHLFRLMQRKDIEQNVVTYNTMIKIYGKSLEHEKANNLVQEMQNRGIEPNAITYSTIISIWGKAGKLDRAAMLFQKLRSSGVEIDQVLYQTMIVAYERAGLVAHAKRLLHELKQPDNLPRDIAITILARAGRIEEATWVFRQACEAGEVKDISVFGLMIDLYSRNKKHANVIEVFEKMRSAGYFPDSNVIALVLNAYGKVREFDKADAVYKEMQEEGCVYPDEVHFQMLSLYGARKDFKMIETVFEMLDSDPNVNKKELHLVVASIYERGNRLNDASEIMNRMNERGILS; encoded by the coding sequence ATGAATATTTCTATTCAAAACCATGATAAAACTGTGGCCCATAACATACACTCTACCGCTGCATGTGATATGACGACTTCATCTTTCTCTTCCATGCAATCGGAAGCCATAGCtgcatcttctttcttttctattcCATTTCTATCCCTCCTCAAACCTCAAATTCACATAACCATACCCTTAACGGTGAAAACCCGAAACCATTTCATCCTCCAGGCACTCTCTTCTTCTTCACCAGCCAAAAACGTATGGAGAAGACCCGGAACGACCCGGTTTCACCGACCCAAAGCGCCTCAAAACCCGACATTTTTGGACCACAGCGTCGACATGGACGAACTTTTGGCTTCAATCTCCAAGACCCAAAACGAAAATGATCTTTTTATCCTTCTATCCCCATACAAAACCCGTCAACTCTCCATCCGTTTCATGGTTTCACTCCTTTCCCGCGAAAAAGACTGGCAAAGATCATTAGCTTTACTCGATTGGATCAACGAAGAAGCCCGTTACTCACCTTCACTCTTTGCCTACAACGTTGTCATTCGAAACGTTGTGAAAGCTAAAGAATGGGCTGTTGCGCATGGCCTGTTTGAAGAAATGCGTGAGAAAGGGTTAACACCCGACAGGTTTACTTATTCCACATTGATAACCTATTTTGGGAAAGAGGGTATGTTTGATTTGGCTTTATCTTGGCTTCAAAAGATGGAAAACGATGGGGTTTCTGGTGATCTTGTTTTGTTTAGTAATTTGATTGAATTATCAAGGAAGTTACGTGATTATTCCAAAGCCATTTCGATTTTTAATAAGTTGAAGAGATCAGGGATTGTGCCTGATCTTGTTTGTTATAATTCCATGATTAATGTCTTTGGGAAGGCTAAATTGTTTAGAGAAGCAAGGTTGCTAGTGAAAGAAATGAGGGAAATCGGGGTAATGCCAGATACTGTTAGCTATTCAACTATGTTGAATATGTTCGTAGAGAATTCTAAGTTTGTTGAGGCATTATCAGTGTTTGCTGAGATGAATGAAGTGAAATGCCCCTTAGATCTTACTACTTGTAATATCATGATTGATGTTTATGGTCAGCTTGATATGGCTAGGGAGGCAGATAGGCTGTTTTGGAGTATGAGGAAGATGGGGATTGAGCCTAATGTTGTTAGTTATAATACCCTTTTGAAAGTTTACGGTGAGGCCGAGCTTTTCGGGGAAGCAATTCATCTTTTCAGGTTGATGCAGAGAAAGGATATCGAACAGAATGTTGTTACCTATAACACGATGATTAAGATTTATGGGAAGTCGTTGGAGCACGAAAAGGCGAATAATCTCGTGCAAGAGATGCAAAATAGAGGGATTGAGCCGAATGCCATTACGTATTCAACTATAATATCGATATGGGGTAAGGCAGGGAAGTTAGATAGGGCTGCAATGTTGTTTCAGAAGTTGAGGAGCTCCGGGGTTGAGATCGATCAAGTGCTTTATCAAACAATGATCGTGGCTTACGAACGAGCTGGATTGGTTGCTCATGCTAAACGCTTGCTTCACGAGCTTAAGCAACCAGACAATCTCCCTAGGGATATAGCAATCACCATCCTTGCTCGTGCTGGTCgaattgaagaagctacatgggttTTCAGGCAGGCATGTGAAGCTGGTGAAGTAAAGGATATATCTGTGTTTGGATTGATGATTGATCTTTACTCAAGGAACAAGAAGCATGCAAACGTCATCGAGGTGTTCGAGAAGATGAGGAGTGCCGGGTATTTCCCTGActctaatgtgattgcattggtGCTAAATGCGTATGGAAAGGTACGAGAGTTCGATAAAGCAGATGCTGTATATAAAGAGATGCAGGAAGAAGGTTGCGTTTATCCTGATGAAGTTCATTTCCAAATGCTTAGTCTGTATGGTGCCAGAAAAGACTTTAAGATGATTGAAACAGTGTTTGAAATGCTTGATTCAGATCCAAACGTCAATAAAAAAGAGCTGCATCTTGTTGTTGCTAGCATTTATGAAAGAGGAAACAGATTAAATGATGCATCAGAAATCATGAACAGAATGAATGAAAGAGGAATCCTTTCTTAA
- the LOC108468335 gene encoding uncharacterized protein LOC108468335, whose amino-acid sequence MASLSSASVSLVRTPTHLPCFRSNHGKVQSLNRYSKTKTTHLSINSSLRMCSIAASDSPLSTSMYELSSKKVWIWTENSQVMTAAVERGWDTFIFSSQNQGLANEWSKIALIDPLFIKEGEIFDNAGERVATIFQVSTPSELKKLHPEAHHVENVVIDLLDWQVIPAENIVAEFQGSKTTVFAVSKSPAEAQLFLEALEHGLGGVVLKVEVVKAVLDLKEYFNRRNEVHNRLSLTKATITQVHAVGMGDRVCVDLCSLMRPGEGLLVGSFARGLFLVHSECLESSYIASRPFRVNAGPVHAYVATPGGKTSYLSELKAGKEVIVVDQTGKIRTAIVGRVKIETRPLILVEAKIDANDQTVYSILLQTAETVALVCPHEGNRMQKTVIPVTSLKAGDEVLLRLQGGARHTGIEIKEFIVEN is encoded by the exons ATGGCTTCGCTGTCCTCTGCTTCTGTCTCTCTTGTCAGAACCCCAACTCACCTCCCCTGCTTCAG ATCAAATCATGGAAAGGTTCAGTCTTTGAACAGATATAGCAAAACCAAGACAACCCATTTGAGTATTAATTCAAGTCTTCGAATGTGTTCCATTGCTGCTTCTGATTCGCCACTCTCTACGTCAATGTATGAATTATCATCCAAGAAGGTATGGATTTGGACTGAAAACAGTCAAGTAATGACTGCTGCAGTGGAAAGAGGATGGGATACCTTCATCTTTTCTTCACAGAATCAAGGGCTTGCCAATGAATGGTCAA aaattgcattgattgatcctctTTTCATTAAAGAAGGAGAGATTTTCGATAATGCCGGCGAAAGAGTTGCTACAATTTTTCAGGTTTCAACTCCCTCAGAGTTAAAGAAGCTCCACCCTGAGGCTCATCATGTAGAGAATGTTGTTATTGATTTACTAGATTGGCAG GTGATTCCTGCAGAAAATATTGTGGCAGAGTTCCAAGGCAGTAAAACGACTGTGTTTGCTGTCTCGAAATCACCTGCTGAAGCACAACTATTTCTCGAG GCCTTGGAGCATGGACTTGGTGGGGTTGTTTTAAAAGTTGAGGTTGTCAAAGCTGTTCTTGATTTGAAG GAGTACTTCAATAGAAGGAATGAAGTTCACAACAGATTGAGCTTGACAAAAGCTACTATAACTCAGGTTCATGCAGTCGGAATGGGTGATCGGGTTTGTGTGGACCTTTGTAGTCTCATGAGGCCCGGCGAGGGACTTTTG GTTGGGTCATTTGCTAGAGGACTTTTTCTTGTTCACTCGGAATGTTTGGAGTCAAGTTACATTGCAAGTAGACCTTTTCGAGTCAATGCT GGGCCTGTGCATGCTTATGTAGCTACCCCTGGAGGTAAAACAAGCTATCTTTCCGAGTTAAAAGCGGGCAAAGAGGTGATTGTGGTCGATCAAACAGGCAAAATACGAACAGCTATTGTCGGCCGTGTTAAGATTGAGACCCGACCACTTATCCTCGTTGAAGCAAAG ATAGATGCAAATGATCAAACCGTATACAGCATTCTTCTGCAGACTGCCGAAACAGTTGCGTTGGTTTGTCCGCATGAAG GTAACAGAATGCAAAAGACTGTGATTCCTGTGACCTCCCTGAAAGCTGGGGACGAAGTTTTGCTAAGGCTACAAGGTGGGGCTCGACATACCGGaatagagataaaagaattcattGTCGAAAATTGA
- the LOC108483636 gene encoding homeobox-leucine zipper protein HAT7-like isoform X2: protein MAFPPHAFMFQTLHEDQNHFPSPYSLLPCPPQLFHGGVGKSHQEVHGHGDDDEYSDDDGSHGGEKKKRLNMDQVKALEKSFELGNKLEPGRKLQLAKDLGLKPRQIAIWFQNRRARWKNKQLEKDYDALKKLYQTAKADNDALQAQNKKLTAQLLSLKTKDSNETRIKNENEGSWCSNGSENNYDMNLAIRPATTMTQLLHGSSKPSLHCLKLDQVVHQDQSLACHMFNQDGDEQQGFWPWADQSIKFPLN, encoded by the exons ATGGCTTTCCCTCCTCATGCTTTCATGTTTCAAACCCTCCATGAAGATCAAAATCATTTCCCTTCCCCTTATTCCCTCCTTCCATGCCCTCCTCAACTCTTCCATGGTG GTGTTGGAAAGTCTCATCAGGAAGTGCATGGCCATGGAGATGATGATGAATACTCTGATGATGATGGATCACATGGTGGGGAGAAGAAGAAGAGGCTGAACATGGACCAAGTGAAGGCTTTGGAGAAGAGTTTTGAGCTGGGAAACAAGCTTGAACCTGGAAGAAAATTGCAGTTGGCTAAGGACTTAGGGTTAAAACCAAGGCAAATAGCGATCTGGTTTCAAAACAGGAGGGCTAGATGGAAAAACAAGCAATTGGAAAAAGATTATGACGCCTTGAAGAAACTATATCAAACTGCCAAAGCTGACAATGATGCCCTTCAAGCTCAAAACAAGAAACTTACTGCACAG CTATTGTCTTTGAAAACCAAAGATTCAAATGAAACCAGGATCAAGAACGAAAACGAGGGTTCATGGTGCAGCAATGGAAGCGAAAACAATTATGATATGAACTTAGCCATAAGGCCTGCAACAACAATGACTCAACTTCTTCATGGTTCATCGAAACCAAGCCTCCATTGCCTAAAACTTGACCAAGTGGTTCATCAAGATCAGAGCTTGGCTTGCCATATGTTTAACCAAGATGGTGATGAACAGCAAGGTTTCTGGCCTTGGGCTGACCAATCAATCAAATTTCCATTGAATTAA
- the LOC108483636 gene encoding homeobox-leucine zipper protein HAT7-like isoform X1 produces the protein MAFPPHAFMFQTLHEDQNHFPSPYSLLPCPPQLFHGGMFLHPSFSFILIHVCMFMMNKLNQCVFSFSGVGKSHQEVHGHGDDDEYSDDDGSHGGEKKKRLNMDQVKALEKSFELGNKLEPGRKLQLAKDLGLKPRQIAIWFQNRRARWKNKQLEKDYDALKKLYQTAKADNDALQAQNKKLTAQLLSLKTKDSNETRIKNENEGSWCSNGSENNYDMNLAIRPATTMTQLLHGSSKPSLHCLKLDQVVHQDQSLACHMFNQDGDEQQGFWPWADQSIKFPLN, from the exons ATGGCTTTCCCTCCTCATGCTTTCATGTTTCAAACCCTCCATGAAGATCAAAATCATTTCCCTTCCCCTTATTCCCTCCTTCCATGCCCTCCTCAACTCTTCCATGGTGGTATGTTTCTCCATCCATCTTTTTCGTTTATATTAATCCATGTGTGTATGTTCATGATGAACAAATTAAACCAATGTGTCTTCTCTTTCTCAGGTGTTGGAAAGTCTCATCAGGAAGTGCATGGCCATGGAGATGATGATGAATACTCTGATGATGATGGATCACATGGTGGGGAGAAGAAGAAGAGGCTGAACATGGACCAAGTGAAGGCTTTGGAGAAGAGTTTTGAGCTGGGAAACAAGCTTGAACCTGGAAGAAAATTGCAGTTGGCTAAGGACTTAGGGTTAAAACCAAGGCAAATAGCGATCTGGTTTCAAAACAGGAGGGCTAGATGGAAAAACAAGCAATTGGAAAAAGATTATGACGCCTTGAAGAAACTATATCAAACTGCCAAAGCTGACAATGATGCCCTTCAAGCTCAAAACAAGAAACTTACTGCACAG CTATTGTCTTTGAAAACCAAAGATTCAAATGAAACCAGGATCAAGAACGAAAACGAGGGTTCATGGTGCAGCAATGGAAGCGAAAACAATTATGATATGAACTTAGCCATAAGGCCTGCAACAACAATGACTCAACTTCTTCATGGTTCATCGAAACCAAGCCTCCATTGCCTAAAACTTGACCAAGTGGTTCATCAAGATCAGAGCTTGGCTTGCCATATGTTTAACCAAGATGGTGATGAACAGCAAGGTTTCTGGCCTTGGGCTGACCAATCAATCAAATTTCCATTGAATTAA